In Pengzhenrongella sicca, a single genomic region encodes these proteins:
- a CDS encoding AMP-binding protein, producing MPDVDISPARAVALLARRAPGTASIVCADRTLSAAQVHAGVTRMAGVLAGVGVRAGDRVAYLGRNSPSALVLLLACAHLGAVYVPVNFRLAPREIGYVLRHSGARTVLVEPELAAACEPLDRGGPPRRWLLADDAATGAPAAPRAGWLRPIDVAVDVGVDVPGVRRTFDDLAVLMYTSGTTGRPKGVMLTHGNLWWSGVNMDEVLDTRRDDVNLAVAPMFHIGGLNAFALRTLVRGGTVVVRRTFDAERTLADLAGGRITTVFGVPTMFAAVARCEGFAVADLSGVRVALIAGSAVPPSLIHAFAERGLPLQQSWGMTETSPGCTFVPRELALAKAGSAGLPLPDTELRLVDPATGTTVAAAGATGELFVRGPNVTPGYWNDPDATRAALTTDGWLRSGDLAQFDDDGWISIVGRRSTMINTGGENVYPAEVERALTHLPGITGVAVVGVPDPAWGESVLAVLECPAGTTPPLADVRAFAALGLARYKLPSQVLGMCRLPRTESGKVDQVALRSLAAAAAAGAATAAADTGVAVVAAG from the coding sequence GTGCCTGACGTCGACATCAGCCCGGCGCGCGCCGTTGCGCTGCTCGCGCGGCGCGCGCCGGGCACGGCGTCGATCGTGTGCGCCGACCGGACCCTGAGCGCGGCGCAGGTGCACGCCGGCGTGACGCGGATGGCCGGCGTCCTCGCGGGCGTCGGCGTCCGCGCGGGGGACCGGGTGGCGTACCTCGGGCGCAACAGCCCGAGCGCGCTCGTCCTGCTGCTCGCCTGCGCGCACCTCGGCGCGGTCTACGTGCCGGTGAACTTCCGGCTGGCCCCGCGCGAGATCGGCTACGTGCTCCGGCACAGCGGGGCGCGCACCGTGCTGGTCGAGCCCGAGCTCGCCGCCGCCTGCGAGCCGCTCGACCGGGGCGGCCCGCCGCGGCGCTGGCTGCTCGCGGACGATGCCGCGACCGGCGCCCCGGCCGCGCCGCGCGCGGGGTGGTTGCGTCCGATCGACGTCGCCGTCGACGTCGGCGTGGACGTGCCGGGGGTCCGCCGGACGTTCGACGACCTGGCCGTGCTCATGTACACCTCGGGCACCACCGGCCGGCCCAAGGGCGTGATGCTCACGCACGGCAACCTGTGGTGGTCGGGCGTGAACATGGACGAGGTGCTCGACACCCGGCGCGACGACGTCAACCTCGCCGTGGCGCCGATGTTCCACATCGGCGGCCTGAACGCGTTCGCGCTGCGCACGCTCGTGCGGGGCGGGACCGTCGTCGTGCGCCGTACGTTCGACGCCGAGCGCACCCTGGCCGACCTGGCGGGCGGCCGCATCACGACCGTCTTCGGGGTGCCCACGATGTTCGCGGCCGTTGCCCGCTGCGAGGGCTTCGCGGTCGCGGACCTGTCCGGGGTCCGGGTCGCGCTCATCGCCGGGTCCGCGGTGCCGCCGTCGCTCATCCACGCCTTCGCCGAGCGCGGCCTGCCGCTGCAGCAGTCGTGGGGGATGACGGAGACCTCGCCCGGGTGCACCTTCGTGCCGCGCGAGCTCGCGCTCGCGAAGGCCGGCTCGGCCGGGCTCCCGCTGCCGGACACCGAGCTCCGGCTCGTCGACCCCGCCACCGGGACCACCGTCGCGGCCGCGGGCGCGACCGGCGAGCTGTTCGTCCGCGGCCCGAACGTGACGCCCGGCTACTGGAACGATCCCGACGCGACCCGCGCGGCCCTCACGACGGACGGCTGGCTGCGCTCGGGCGACCTCGCCCAGTTCGACGACGACGGGTGGATCTCGATCGTTGGCCGGCGCAGCACGATGATCAACACCGGCGGCGAGAACGTGTACCCGGCCGAGGTCGAGCGCGCCCTGACGCATCTGCCGGGGATCACCGGGGTCGCCGTCGTCGGTGTCCCGGACCCCGCGTGGGGCGAGAGCGTGCTGGCGGTGCTGGAGTGCCCTGCGGGGACGACGCCGCCGCTCGCCGACGTCCGGGCCTTCGCCGCGCTCGGGCTGGCCCGGTACAAGCTGCCGTCGCAGGTGCTCGGTATGTGCCGGCTGCCGCGCACCGAGTCCGGCAAGGTCGACCAGGTCGCGCTGCGCTCGCTCGCGGCGGCCGCCGCGGCCGGTGCCGCGACCGCAGCCGCCGACACCGGCGTCGCCGTCGTCGCCGCGGGCTAG
- a CDS encoding L-rhamnose mutarotase has protein sequence MGADLSAQHDGAPWTVTSASTSLDASAAARRCFLLQIRPELLAEYVADHQRVWPEMLEALSRTGWRNYSLFLRADDGLVVGYFESADPDAALGGMELEDVNRRWQDSMARYFVPGTSLQQLEQYFYRP, from the coding sequence ATGGGCGCCGACCTCAGCGCGCAGCACGATGGCGCCCCGTGGACCGTCACCTCCGCGAGCACCTCCCTGGACGCCTCGGCAGCCGCACGCCGATGCTTCCTGCTCCAGATCCGGCCCGAGCTGCTGGCCGAGTACGTCGCGGACCACCAGCGCGTGTGGCCCGAGATGCTTGAGGCCCTGTCCCGCACCGGCTGGCGCAACTACTCGCTCTTCCTGCGAGCCGACGACGGCCTCGTCGTCGGCTACTTCGAGTCCGCCGACCCCGACGCCGCGTTGGGCGGCATGGAGCTCGAGGACGTCAACCGGCGGTGGCAGGACTCGATGGCGCGGTACTTCGTGCCGGGCACGTCGCTGCAGCAGCTGGAGCAGTACTTCTACCGGCCCTAG
- a CDS encoding class II aldolase/adducin family protein, which translates to MSRASTQLREEILYWCLESVRTGLNFNTQGNISVRLPEHEAIVITPSGVRYDVLTPDEMVVIGYDGVVVEGDLFPSTETDVHLAHYRARPDVNAIVHTESPYVNVFGAVGKTIDPVLLNMVLYAKGPVPIMPFEFSTNAEFGARSAATMGADVNAVVWGNHGLLSVGADLAGAFKVAVAVEANAQVLAGAMAIGTPNILRLADIVIPDGARLP; encoded by the coding sequence ATGAGCAGAGCAAGCACGCAGCTGCGCGAGGAGATCCTGTACTGGTGCCTGGAGTCGGTGCGCACCGGGCTGAACTTCAACACCCAGGGCAACATCTCCGTCCGGCTGCCCGAGCACGAGGCCATCGTCATCACGCCCTCCGGGGTGCGCTACGACGTGCTCACGCCCGACGAGATGGTGGTCATCGGCTACGACGGCGTCGTCGTCGAGGGCGACCTGTTCCCGTCCACGGAGACAGACGTGCACCTGGCGCACTACCGGGCCCGGCCCGACGTCAACGCGATCGTGCACACCGAGTCGCCGTACGTGAACGTGTTCGGCGCCGTAGGCAAGACCATCGATCCCGTGCTGCTCAACATGGTCCTGTACGCCAAGGGCCCGGTGCCGATCATGCCGTTCGAGTTCTCGACCAACGCCGAGTTCGGCGCGCGCAGCGCCGCGACGATGGGCGCCGACGTCAACGCCGTCGTGTGGGGCAACCACGGCCTGCTGTCGGTCGGCGCCGACCTCGCCGGCGCGTTCAAGGTCGCGGTCGCCGTGGAGGCGAACGCGCAGGTCCTGGCCGGCGCGATGGCCATCGGGACGCCGAACATCCTGCGCCTGGCCGACATCGTGATCCCCGACGGCGCCCGTCTGCCCTGA
- a CDS encoding MFS transporter → MSTTTSGEIRPEAAVGKRDPKRAAMSGWIGSALEYYDFALYSQAAALVFPAVFFPSGNPTVAIIASLATYAVGYVSRPIGAIVLGAWGDRHGRKNVLTFAMLLMGSATFLVGLLPTYGKVGVLAPILLVMLRLVQGFAVAGELGGASAMIVEHSPDARRGFFASFSLQGTQFGSILATGLMLPLAAILSDEQFQSWGWRIPFLLSAFVILAGYVIRKRVEEPPVFLAQSDEVKAKRRFPIVELVHTHLWVLVRCILMTLTNVIGMATLVFGVAYATQDGYGIGFSTSDFLWVTLVGNVVAVMTIPMFGALSDRIGRRSLMMTGGIGGGLLAGGYLWAIDQGSLPLVFAFVVVIQGVFFQMWNSTFATFYQEQFPMRIRVTGFAVSQNVGLMIAAFFPSIFTAIAPPGTTNVPLVIGSLTFGIALVAVVCTYLSAETKGTSLEDLERVRS, encoded by the coding sequence ATGAGCACGACAACATCTGGGGAGATCCGCCCCGAAGCCGCCGTCGGCAAACGCGACCCGAAGCGGGCCGCGATGAGCGGCTGGATCGGCAGTGCGCTCGAGTACTACGACTTCGCGCTGTACTCGCAGGCCGCCGCGCTCGTCTTCCCCGCCGTCTTCTTCCCGTCGGGCAACCCGACGGTCGCGATCATCGCCTCGCTCGCGACCTACGCCGTCGGCTACGTCTCCCGCCCGATCGGCGCGATCGTCCTCGGCGCGTGGGGGGACCGGCACGGCCGCAAGAACGTCCTCACCTTCGCGATGCTGCTGATGGGGTCCGCGACCTTCCTGGTCGGCCTGCTGCCGACCTACGGCAAGGTCGGCGTGCTCGCGCCGATCCTGCTGGTGATGCTGCGCCTGGTCCAGGGCTTCGCCGTCGCCGGCGAGCTCGGCGGTGCCAGCGCGATGATCGTCGAGCACTCGCCCGACGCCCGGCGCGGCTTCTTCGCGAGCTTCAGCCTGCAGGGCACGCAGTTCGGCTCGATCCTCGCCACCGGCCTCATGCTCCCGCTGGCCGCGATCCTCAGCGACGAGCAGTTCCAGTCCTGGGGCTGGCGCATCCCGTTCCTGCTCAGCGCTTTCGTCATCCTGGCCGGGTACGTCATCCGCAAGCGCGTCGAGGAGCCCCCGGTCTTCCTCGCGCAGTCCGACGAGGTCAAGGCCAAGCGCCGGTTCCCGATCGTCGAGCTCGTGCACACCCACCTGTGGGTCCTCGTTCGCTGCATCCTCATGACCCTCACGAACGTGATCGGCATGGCGACCCTCGTCTTCGGCGTCGCTTACGCCACGCAGGACGGGTACGGCATCGGCTTCAGCACGAGCGACTTCCTCTGGGTCACGCTCGTGGGCAACGTCGTCGCCGTGATGACCATCCCGATGTTCGGCGCGCTCTCCGACCGGATCGGCCGGCGCAGCCTCATGATGACCGGCGGCATCGGCGGCGGCCTGCTCGCGGGCGGCTACCTGTGGGCGATCGACCAGGGCAGCCTGCCGCTCGTGTTCGCGTTCGTCGTCGTCATCCAGGGCGTGTTCTTCCAGATGTGGAACTCGACCTTCGCGACCTTCTACCAGGAGCAGTTCCCGATGCGCATCCGGGTCACGGGCTTCGCGGTGTCGCAGAACGTCGGCCTGATGATCGCGGCCTTCTTCCCGAGCATCTTCACGGCGATCGCCCCTCCCGGGACGACAAACGTGCCGCTCGTGATCGGCTCCCTGACCTTCGGCATCGCCCTCGTCGCGGTCGTGTGCACGTACCTCTCGGCCGAGACCAAGGGCACCTCGCTCGAGGACCTCGAGCGGGTCCGGTCGTGA
- a CDS encoding nitroreductase family deazaflavin-dependent oxidoreductase codes for MDEATRAALAHSQIIDLTTTGRRTGEPRRIEIFLHSVDGRLFISGTPYPGHTRAWIYNVDADPQVIVHLKRTAVADVPASARVVSDPAERRPLIESAAATWDRTDVDVMLAHSPLIELTVEGFGPGR; via the coding sequence ATGGACGAGGCCACTCGCGCCGCGCTCGCGCACAGCCAGATCATCGACCTGACGACCACCGGGCGGCGCACCGGCGAGCCGCGCCGGATCGAGATCTTCCTGCACAGCGTGGACGGCCGGCTGTTCATCTCGGGCACGCCGTACCCCGGCCACACGCGGGCATGGATCTACAACGTCGACGCCGACCCCCAGGTCATCGTGCACCTCAAGCGCACCGCCGTCGCCGACGTGCCCGCGAGCGCGCGGGTGGTCAGCGACCCGGCCGAGCGCCGCCCCCTGATCGAGTCCGCCGCGGCGACGTGGGACCGCACCGACGTCGACGTCATGCTCGCGCATAGCCCTCTGATCGAGCTCACGGTCGAGGGCTTCGGGCCGGGCCGCTGA
- the bglB gene encoding beta-galactosidase BglB, translating into MTIPKQWPVKHSPLLRAPERFISRDAIDELVHRLTDNLVAITDETGEFLLRLDDGRVIDTKGWSGWEWTHGIGLYGIWQYYDQTGDAAMRDIVDSWFTARLAEGTTKNVNTMAPFLTLAYRYEESGDRSLLPWLDSWAEWAMRAMPRTPHGGMQHLTLAEENHHQLWDDTLMMTVLPLAKIGLLLDRPDYVREATFQFLTHVAYLMDRETGLWFHGWSFEGNHNFAKARWARGNSWLTMVIPDFLELVDLPKHDPVRRFLIEVLDAHVAALAALQADTGLWHTLLDDPQSYCEASATAGFAYGILKAVRKGYLDPAYAPVAEKAVQGIVANISADGELQQVSFGTGMGPDLDFYRAIPRTSMPYGQAMAILCLAEYRRTYY; encoded by the coding sequence GTGACGATCCCGAAGCAGTGGCCGGTCAAGCACAGCCCGCTGCTGCGGGCGCCGGAGCGGTTCATCTCCCGCGACGCGATCGACGAGCTGGTCCACCGCCTGACCGACAACCTGGTCGCCATCACTGACGAGACGGGGGAGTTCCTCCTGCGGCTCGACGACGGCCGGGTCATCGACACCAAGGGCTGGTCGGGCTGGGAGTGGACCCACGGCATCGGCCTGTACGGGATCTGGCAGTACTACGACCAGACCGGCGACGCCGCGATGCGGGACATCGTCGACTCCTGGTTCACCGCGCGGCTGGCCGAGGGCACCACCAAGAACGTCAACACGATGGCGCCGTTCCTGACCCTGGCCTACCGGTACGAGGAGTCGGGCGACCGGTCGCTGCTGCCGTGGCTCGACTCCTGGGCCGAGTGGGCGATGCGCGCGATGCCGCGCACGCCGCACGGCGGCATGCAGCACCTCACGCTGGCCGAGGAGAACCACCACCAGCTGTGGGACGACACCCTGATGATGACGGTGCTGCCCCTGGCCAAGATCGGCCTGCTGCTCGACCGGCCGGACTACGTCCGGGAGGCGACGTTCCAGTTCCTCACCCACGTCGCCTACCTGATGGACCGCGAGACGGGGCTGTGGTTCCACGGCTGGTCGTTCGAGGGCAACCACAACTTCGCCAAGGCCCGCTGGGCCCGCGGGAACTCGTGGCTGACCATGGTCATCCCCGACTTCCTCGAGCTCGTGGACCTGCCGAAGCACGACCCGGTGCGCCGGTTCCTCATCGAGGTCCTGGACGCCCACGTCGCGGCCCTCGCCGCGCTGCAGGCCGACACCGGGTTGTGGCACACGCTCCTGGACGACCCGCAGTCGTACTGCGAGGCGTCCGCGACGGCGGGGTTCGCCTACGGGATCCTCAAGGCCGTCCGCAAGGGCTACCTCGACCCGGCGTACGCCCCGGTGGCCGAGAAGGCGGTCCAGGGGATCGTCGCGAACATCTCCGCCGACGGCGAGCTGCAGCAGGTCTCGTTCGGCACCGGGATGGGGCCGGACCTGGACTTCTACCGGGCGATCCCCCGCACCTCGATGCCCTACGGGCAGGCGATGGCGATTCTGTGCCTCGCGGAGTACCGGCGCACGTACTACTGA
- the rhaI gene encoding L-rhamnose isomerase, producing the protein MTATDTTARGGASADARADVVAALRAQTIEVPSWAFGNSGTRFKVFPHAGVPRDPYEKLADAGQVNLYTGIAPRVSLHIPWDKVEDYDDLARHAKEQGVSIGAINSNLFQDDDYMLGSLTHASPRIRAKAVAHHLECIEIMRATGSRDLKIWLPDGTNYPGQDSISGRQDRLAESLAEIYAALGADQRLILEYKFFEPYTYTMDIPDWGTSLLHCLALGERAMVVLDTGHHAPNTNIEFIVAQLLRAGRLGAFDFNSRFYADDDMMVGAADPFQLFRIMYEITSNGALAADSGVSFMLDQNHNIEPKIQGQIRSIMNIQEATAKALLVDAEALLAAQLAGDVLGANSLFMDAYNTDVRPLLADIRAAQGLAPDPIAAFTASGYVAKVAAERVGGTQAGWGA; encoded by the coding sequence ATGACTGCCACCGACACCACCGCCCGAGGCGGCGCCAGCGCGGACGCCCGCGCCGACGTCGTCGCCGCGCTGCGCGCCCAGACGATCGAGGTGCCCTCGTGGGCCTTCGGCAACTCGGGGACCCGCTTCAAGGTCTTCCCGCACGCCGGGGTGCCGCGCGACCCGTACGAGAAGCTCGCCGACGCCGGCCAGGTCAACCTCTACACGGGGATCGCGCCGCGGGTGTCGCTGCACATCCCGTGGGACAAGGTCGAGGACTACGACGACCTCGCGCGGCACGCGAAGGAGCAGGGCGTCTCGATCGGGGCCATCAACTCCAACCTCTTCCAGGACGACGACTACATGCTCGGCTCGCTGACGCACGCGTCGCCGCGCATCCGGGCCAAGGCCGTCGCCCACCACCTCGAGTGCATCGAGATCATGCGCGCGACCGGGTCCCGCGACCTGAAGATCTGGCTGCCGGACGGCACGAACTACCCCGGCCAGGACTCCATCAGCGGCCGGCAGGACCGCCTCGCGGAGAGCCTCGCCGAGATCTACGCGGCCCTCGGCGCCGACCAGCGCCTGATCCTCGAGTACAAGTTCTTCGAGCCGTACACCTACACGATGGACATCCCCGACTGGGGCACGTCCCTGCTGCACTGCCTGGCGCTGGGGGAGCGCGCGATGGTCGTGCTCGACACCGGCCACCACGCCCCGAACACCAACATCGAGTTCATCGTCGCGCAGCTGCTGCGCGCCGGGCGGCTCGGGGCCTTCGACTTCAACTCCCGGTTCTACGCCGACGACGACATGATGGTCGGGGCGGCGGACCCGTTCCAGCTGTTCCGGATCATGTACGAGATCACCTCGAACGGGGCCCTCGCGGCCGACTCCGGCGTCAGCTTCATGCTCGACCAGAACCACAACATCGAGCCCAAGATCCAGGGCCAGATCCGGTCGATCATGAACATCCAGGAGGCCACCGCCAAGGCGCTCCTCGTCGACGCCGAGGCCCTGCTGGCCGCCCAGCTCGCGGGCGACGTGCTCGGCGCGAACTCGCTGTTCATGGACGCCTACAACACGGACGTGCGCCCGCTGCTCGCGGACATCCGCGCCGCGCAGGGCCTCGCGCCCGACCCGATCGCGGCCTTCACCGCGAGCGGCTACGTGGCGAAGGTCGCCGCCGAGCGCGTGGGCGGCACCCAGGCCGGCTGGGGCGCGTGA
- a CDS encoding fumarylacetoacetate hydrolase family protein, producing the protein MRLVSVDLDGDERPGAVVAGPDGVDRVLDLVAVTGVATLAELLADDVALAAARTAAGRADVGDLPPLADVQLAPPVRPAIILCLGYNYLGHTEAGLGQEPYPNVFIKTPNVIGAPGAPVVMPRAATEVDYEGEIAVVIGTTAKNVDEADAMAHVAGYTLFNDVSDRGWQNRASQWALGKSIDGFGPLGPWIVTADEVPDLAGRQMEVEREGVVTVRASTDAMVYGVAFLVHYLSQIITLRPGDLISTGTPARAPEVQALHLPLTHGETVTVRVTGLGELTTTFVSAERL; encoded by the coding sequence ATGAGACTCGTCAGCGTTGACCTCGACGGCGACGAACGGCCCGGCGCCGTCGTGGCCGGACCCGACGGCGTCGACCGGGTGCTGGACCTGGTCGCGGTCACGGGCGTCGCGACGCTCGCCGAGCTCCTGGCCGACGACGTCGCGCTCGCCGCCGCGCGGACCGCGGCCGGGCGGGCCGACGTCGGCGACCTGCCGCCGCTGGCCGACGTGCAGCTCGCGCCGCCGGTGCGCCCGGCGATCATCCTGTGCCTGGGCTACAACTACCTGGGCCACACCGAGGCCGGGCTCGGGCAGGAGCCGTACCCGAACGTCTTCATCAAGACGCCGAACGTGATCGGCGCCCCGGGCGCCCCGGTCGTGATGCCCCGCGCCGCGACGGAGGTGGACTACGAGGGCGAGATCGCCGTCGTCATCGGTACGACCGCGAAGAACGTCGACGAGGCCGACGCGATGGCGCACGTCGCGGGGTACACGCTGTTCAACGACGTGTCCGACCGCGGCTGGCAGAACCGCGCGAGCCAGTGGGCGCTCGGCAAGAGCATCGACGGCTTCGGCCCGCTCGGCCCGTGGATCGTCACGGCCGACGAGGTGCCGGACCTCGCGGGCCGGCAGATGGAGGTCGAGCGCGAGGGCGTCGTGACCGTGCGGGCCAGCACCGACGCGATGGTCTACGGCGTCGCGTTCCTCGTGCACTACCTCTCCCAGATCATCACGCTGCGCCCCGGCGACCTCATCTCGACCGGCACCCCGGCCCGGGCGCCGGAGGTCCAGGCGCTGCACCTGCCGCTCACCCACGGGGAGACCGTGACGGTCCGGGTGACCGGGCTCGGCGAGCTCACGACCACGTTCGTCTCGGCGGAGCGCCTCTGA
- a CDS encoding rhamnulokinase gives MTRVTRVVAIDLGASSGRVVSVRVGPGLLEAVEEHRFPNEPVIVAGTLHWDVLRLLRGIEHGLRLARRHGPVDAIAIDSWAVDYGLLDADGRLLGNPVHYRDDRTLGVLAQLGTELDAAAVYRTTGLQEQRFNTLGQLAAARGSAQLAAARRLLMIPDLLAYWLTGVESAEVTNASTTQLFDATRRAWDPALIAHLGLPPDLFPVAVEPGTVIGPVLADVAARVGLDAGTPVVAVGSHDTASAVVGVPARGSDFAYISCGTWSLVGLELDAPVLTAASRAANATNELGVDGTVRYLRNTMGLWMLQECQRHWASGGGEVAGDGEVAGDGEPAGDGEPVGLDELLRRAAAEPIATWLVDADDERFLAPGDMPARIARCAGEHGPTPQTPAQVVRCILDSLALAYRRSIALLAELSGREVRVVHVVGGGSQNALLCQLTADACELPVVAGPTEAAALGNALVQARALGAVVGGLPELRGLLAATQPLRTHLPGGDPHVWADAADRLRGALRASP, from the coding sequence ATGACCCGCGTGACGCGCGTCGTCGCGATCGACCTGGGCGCCTCGAGCGGGCGCGTGGTGTCGGTGCGCGTCGGGCCCGGCCTCCTGGAGGCCGTCGAGGAGCACCGTTTTCCGAACGAGCCCGTGATCGTGGCCGGCACGCTGCACTGGGACGTCCTGCGCCTGCTGCGCGGCATCGAGCACGGACTGCGCCTGGCGCGCCGCCACGGGCCCGTCGACGCGATCGCGATCGACTCCTGGGCCGTCGACTACGGCCTGCTCGACGCCGACGGCCGCCTGCTCGGCAACCCGGTGCACTACCGCGACGACCGCACGCTCGGGGTGCTCGCGCAGCTCGGCACCGAGCTCGACGCGGCGGCGGTGTACCGGACGACGGGGCTGCAGGAGCAGCGCTTCAACACCCTCGGCCAGCTCGCCGCGGCCCGCGGCTCGGCCCAGCTCGCCGCGGCGCGGCGGCTGCTGATGATCCCCGACCTGCTGGCCTACTGGCTCACGGGCGTGGAGTCGGCCGAGGTGACCAACGCGTCGACGACGCAGCTGTTCGACGCGACCCGCCGGGCGTGGGACCCCGCGCTCATCGCGCACCTGGGCCTGCCGCCGGACCTGTTCCCCGTCGCCGTCGAGCCGGGCACGGTCATCGGCCCGGTGCTGGCCGACGTCGCGGCGCGGGTCGGGCTCGACGCCGGTACCCCGGTCGTCGCCGTCGGGTCGCACGACACGGCGTCGGCGGTCGTCGGGGTGCCTGCCCGCGGCTCCGACTTCGCCTACATCTCGTGCGGCACGTGGTCGCTCGTGGGCCTCGAGCTCGACGCGCCCGTGCTGACGGCGGCGAGCCGCGCGGCGAACGCCACCAACGAGCTCGGGGTCGACGGGACCGTGCGGTACCTGCGCAACACCATGGGCTTGTGGATGCTGCAGGAGTGCCAGCGGCACTGGGCGTCGGGCGGCGGCGAGGTCGCGGGCGACGGCGAGGTCGCGGGCGACGGCGAGCCCGCGGGCGACGGCGAGCCCGTGGGGCTGGACGAGCTCCTGCGCCGCGCCGCGGCCGAGCCCATCGCGACGTGGCTCGTCGACGCCGACGACGAGCGCTTCCTCGCCCCCGGCGACATGCCCGCGCGTATCGCGCGGTGCGCCGGCGAGCACGGGCCGACGCCGCAGACCCCCGCGCAGGTGGTCCGCTGCATCCTCGACAGCCTCGCGCTCGCCTACCGGCGCTCGATCGCGCTCCTGGCCGAGCTGTCGGGCCGCGAAGTACGCGTCGTGCACGTCGTCGGCGGCGGCTCGCAGAACGCGCTCCTGTGCCAGCTCACCGCCGACGCGTGCGAGCTCCCCGTCGTCGCCGGACCGACCGAGGCGGCCGCCCTCGGCAACGCGCTCGTTCAAGCCCGCGCGCTCGGCGCCGTCGTCGGCGGCCTGCCCGAGCTGCGGGGGCTGCTGGCCGCGACCCAGCCCCTGCGCACCCACCTGCCCGGCGGCGACCCGCACGTGTGGGCCGACGCGGCCGACCGGCTCCGCGGCGCGCTCCGCGCGAGCCCCTGA
- a CDS encoding DUF4262 domain-containing protein — protein sequence MAHQDSDPQMTAWLDQHAQLVADQIRVHGVHISYVFGDPQLEQTSIAYTVGLFGIGHPELLAVGLDPDTAMSLLNDVAKRVRGGRQLVVGELLTFDAWGHRVVVEESPNPGEIVFTANSHYQRPPQASVAVLQLTYDDLGGRFPWDEAYAVDPWIQPRPGTFTA from the coding sequence GTGGCGCACCAGGACAGCGACCCCCAGATGACCGCCTGGCTCGACCAGCACGCGCAGCTGGTCGCCGACCAGATCCGCGTGCACGGCGTGCACATCTCGTACGTGTTCGGCGATCCTCAGCTCGAGCAGACCTCGATCGCGTACACCGTCGGGCTGTTCGGCATCGGCCATCCCGAGCTCCTGGCGGTCGGGCTCGACCCGGACACGGCGATGTCGCTACTCAACGACGTGGCGAAACGGGTGCGCGGGGGCCGCCAGCTCGTCGTCGGGGAGCTGCTGACCTTCGACGCGTGGGGCCACCGCGTCGTCGTCGAGGAGTCGCCAAACCCCGGCGAGATCGTCTTCACCGCGAACTCGCACTACCAGCGGCCGCCGCAGGCGTCGGTCGCTGTGCTGCAGCTGACCTACGACGACCTCGGCGGGCGCTTCCCCTGGGACGAGGCCTACGCCGTCGACCCCTGGATCCAGCCGCGGCCCGGCACCTTCACCGCATGA
- a CDS encoding LacI family DNA-binding transcriptional regulator gives MTVVPGSRRASISDVAKRAHVAVGTVSNVLNRPEVVAPATRERVRAAIDDLSFVPNGTARRLRVGTITTVGALLLDIANPFFTEVARGIEDRLALDDHTLMLASTDDDPERESRYVRLFEEHGVVGLLVVATTPDVTHLLAAMARGMRVVLMDSASPTPAIASVSVDDEAGGAMAAGHLLSLGHDRLTFLNGPHAVRQCRDRSAGVRRAVAAAGLDPDIALREVELPTLNAAGGDAAIRHLLDGVDGAPPSAVMCVNDLVAIGVQRALRHTGGADFLHRIALVGYDDIDVASELATPLTSVRRPKHELGYRAADLLLAGGDAGVVPEQVVFQPELVVRESSLAAG, from the coding sequence GTGACTGTCGTCCCCGGTTCGCGCCGCGCCTCCATCAGCGACGTCGCGAAGCGGGCGCACGTCGCGGTCGGCACGGTCTCGAACGTGCTCAACCGCCCCGAGGTGGTCGCGCCTGCCACCCGCGAGCGGGTGCGCGCGGCGATCGACGACCTCTCCTTCGTGCCCAACGGCACTGCGCGCCGGCTGCGCGTCGGCACCATCACGACCGTCGGCGCCCTGCTGCTGGACATCGCCAACCCGTTCTTCACCGAGGTCGCGCGCGGCATCGAGGACCGCCTCGCGCTCGACGACCACACCCTGATGCTGGCCAGCACCGACGACGACCCGGAGCGGGAGTCCCGGTACGTGCGGCTGTTCGAGGAGCACGGCGTCGTCGGCCTCCTCGTCGTGGCCACCACGCCCGACGTCACGCACCTGCTCGCGGCGATGGCGCGCGGGATGCGCGTGGTCCTGATGGACTCCGCGTCGCCGACCCCGGCCATCGCGTCGGTCTCGGTCGACGACGAGGCCGGCGGCGCGATGGCGGCCGGGCACCTGCTCTCGCTCGGGCACGATCGCCTCACCTTCCTCAACGGTCCGCACGCCGTCCGGCAGTGCCGGGACCGGTCCGCGGGGGTGCGCCGCGCCGTCGCGGCGGCCGGCCTCGACCCCGACATCGCGCTGCGCGAGGTCGAGCTGCCGACGCTCAACGCCGCGGGCGGCGACGCCGCGATCCGCCACCTGCTCGACGGCGTCGACGGCGCACCCCCGTCCGCCGTCATGTGCGTCAACGACCTCGTCGCGATCGGGGTCCAGCGCGCGCTGCGCCACACCGGCGGCGCGGACTTCCTGCACCGGATCGCGCTCGTCGGCTACGACGACATCGACGTCGCGAGCGAGCTCGCCACGCCGCTGACCTCCGTGCGCCGGCCGAAGCACGAGCTCGGCTACCGCGCGGCCGACCTGCTGCTGGCGGGCGGCGACGCCGGCGTCGTGCCCGAGCAGGTCGTCTTCCAGCCCGAGCTGGTGGTCCGCGAGTCGAGCCTCGCGGCCGGCTGA